In one window of Azoarcus olearius DNA:
- a CDS encoding FAD-binding oxidoreductase codes for MSETPVHIVRFEPVGVEMEVAEGETVLDAAFRQGVAVMHGCKEGQCSSCKALLIDGDVEMLKYSTFALPDYERDANHVLLCRTLAHTDITVELLNYDEDLMRRSIAVKEFAGKVVGISALTHDIRRLDVELEQPIRFWAGQFVDITLPEKGITRSYSMASVPSSPGQVSFIIKKYPNGAFSTALDTELKPGDPVLVKGPYGGCFRREERPGPMVLIGGGSGMSPLWSILNDHIESGEQRPIRFFYGARTRRDLFYLEQFAEFEQKVPDFRFIPALSAAEPEDGWTGETGYIHEVVARTLKEEGFDGASIDAYTCGPAPMIDAITPVLHMAGVPPDQMYFDKFTQAVR; via the coding sequence ATGTCCGAAACCCCTGTACACATCGTCCGGTTCGAGCCGGTCGGCGTCGAGATGGAGGTCGCCGAAGGCGAAACCGTGCTCGACGCGGCCTTTCGCCAGGGCGTGGCCGTCATGCACGGCTGCAAGGAAGGGCAGTGCAGCAGCTGCAAGGCGCTGCTGATCGACGGCGACGTCGAGATGCTCAAGTACTCCACCTTCGCGCTGCCCGACTACGAGCGCGACGCCAACCACGTGCTGCTGTGCCGCACGCTGGCGCACACCGACATCACGGTGGAACTGCTCAACTACGACGAAGACCTGATGCGGCGCTCGATCGCGGTCAAGGAGTTCGCCGGCAAGGTGGTCGGCATCAGCGCGCTGACCCACGACATCCGCAGGCTCGACGTCGAGCTGGAACAGCCGATCCGCTTCTGGGCCGGCCAGTTCGTCGACATCACGCTGCCGGAAAAGGGCATCACCCGTTCGTACTCGATGGCGAGCGTGCCGAGCAGCCCCGGCCAGGTGTCCTTCATCATCAAGAAGTACCCCAATGGCGCGTTCTCCACCGCGCTCGACACCGAGCTGAAGCCGGGCGATCCGGTGCTGGTGAAGGGCCCCTATGGCGGCTGTTTCCGCCGCGAGGAACGCCCCGGCCCGATGGTGCTGATCGGCGGCGGCTCCGGCATGTCGCCGCTGTGGTCCATCCTCAACGACCACATCGAAAGCGGCGAGCAGCGCCCGATCCGCTTCTTCTACGGTGCCCGCACCCGGCGCGACCTGTTCTACCTGGAGCAGTTCGCCGAGTTCGAGCAGAAGGTGCCCGACTTCCGCTTCATCCCGGCGCTGTCGGCCGCCGAGCCGGAAGACGGCTGGACCGGCGAGACCGGCTACATCCACGAGGTGGTGGCGCGCACGCTGAAGGAAGAAGGCTTCGACGGCGCCTCGATCGACGCCTACACCTGCGGCCCCGCGCCGATGATCGACGCGATCACCCCGGTGCTGCACATGGCCGGCGTGCCGCCCGACCAGATGTACTTCGACAAATTCACCCAGGCCGTGCGCTGA
- a CDS encoding aromatic/alkene monooxygenase hydroxylase subunit beta: MNAFTQEAVAQPVKSGAAGAAQFVGWDSRKYNYYTPKGRHATHYEDVTVDVQPDPKRYLLQDFIISFPDGTPTYSEHWTEAKSSDWHKFRAVDEEWERTHYQRQSTICGMITNVIENARRAGATKRLDRAWVKVLEQYLGAYKHAEFGLGMATMHAQRYGYSQMINSAILTNASYKLRFAQDLTLYLAELALDQPDLNLDLGKQHWMENPAWQGTRHAIEAINGTSDYLEKYFAVNLVFEPVVAELVRSGFFMQVAAAQGDFTTPTVISAAEGDYQRNLANTVELVHVLAQDPEYGAHNRALFNRWLADHGKRALIAAQQLQPMWSLPHHKVAQFPDALARALSRIRSITGELGLDLPAELKA; this comes from the coding sequence GTGAACGCATTCACCCAGGAAGCCGTCGCCCAGCCCGTCAAGTCCGGCGCTGCCGGCGCCGCCCAGTTCGTCGGCTGGGACAGCCGCAAATACAACTACTACACGCCCAAGGGCCGCCACGCCACCCACTACGAAGACGTCACGGTGGACGTCCAGCCCGATCCGAAGCGCTACCTGCTGCAGGACTTCATCATCTCCTTCCCGGACGGCACCCCGACCTATTCGGAGCACTGGACCGAGGCCAAAAGCTCGGACTGGCACAAGTTCCGCGCGGTCGATGAGGAGTGGGAGCGCACCCACTACCAGCGCCAGTCGACCATCTGCGGGATGATCACCAACGTCATCGAGAACGCCCGCCGCGCCGGCGCCACCAAGCGCCTGGACCGCGCCTGGGTGAAGGTGCTGGAGCAGTACCTCGGCGCCTACAAGCACGCCGAGTTCGGCCTGGGCATGGCCACCATGCACGCCCAGCGCTACGGCTACTCGCAGATGATCAACAGCGCCATCCTCACCAACGCCTCGTACAAGCTGCGCTTCGCCCAGGACCTGACGCTCTACCTGGCCGAACTCGCGCTCGACCAGCCGGACCTGAACCTCGACCTCGGCAAGCAGCACTGGATGGAAAACCCGGCCTGGCAGGGCACCCGCCACGCGATCGAGGCGATCAACGGCACCAGCGACTACCTGGAAAAGTACTTCGCGGTGAACCTGGTGTTCGAGCCCGTGGTGGCCGAACTGGTGCGCAGCGGCTTCTTCATGCAGGTGGCGGCCGCGCAGGGCGACTTCACCACGCCGACGGTGATCTCCGCGGCCGAAGGCGACTACCAGCGCAACCTCGCCAACACCGTGGAGCTGGTGCACGTGCTGGCGCAGGACCCGGAGTACGGCGCCCACAACCGCGCGCTGTTCAACCGCTGGCTGGCCGACCACGGCAAACGCGCGCTGATCGCCGCCCAGCAGCTGCAGCCGATGTGGTCGCTGCCGCACCACAAGGTCGCCCAGTTCCCCGATGCGCTCGCCCGCGCGCTGTCGCGCATCCGCAGCATCACCGGCGAACTCGGCCTCGACCTGCCCGCCGAGCTGAAGGCCTGA
- a CDS encoding MmoB/DmpM family protein, which translates to MSNYHGDNIFQSIKDMKFEQTISHQCGVTMNDSVEARAIAELMATKPGIKVTYLPAMIRIDGEGKIEFSMPEISEALGREMTPHLFEIFTSTHYGRMVMLDDDTVVLFGDMDAALAYE; encoded by the coding sequence ATGAGCAACTACCACGGTGACAACATTTTCCAGTCCATCAAGGACATGAAGTTCGAACAGACCATCTCGCACCAGTGCGGCGTGACGATGAACGACAGCGTGGAAGCCCGCGCCATCGCCGAACTGATGGCCACCAAGCCGGGCATCAAGGTCACCTACCTGCCCGCGATGATCCGCATCGACGGCGAGGGCAAGATCGAATTCAGCATGCCCGAGATCAGCGAAGCCCTCGGCCGCGAGATGACGCCCCACCTGTTCGAAATCTTCACCTCCACCCACTACGGCCGGATGGTGATGCTCGACGACGACACCGTGGTCCTGTTCGGCGACATGGACGCCGCGCTGGCCTACGAGTGA
- a CDS encoding molecular chaperone GroEL has translation MPNIMLHDDEARAALARGVAKMARAVRGTLGPRGMNAIIDRPIGTPIISRDGVSIAAEIELEDPFENIGAQVLREVSRQTNEVAGDGTTTATVLADALVQEGLACVQAGVKPVELVKGLELAVDETVAALKSMAIPVRGREDVFSVAVVAANEESTGALVAEALERVGPDGIVDVEYGTTVETTLDVLDGMAFDRGYLSHHMVTDVEKMQVVLDDPYILMTDQRLQSQEEVAVLQSLLAGSKRPLLIIADEVAPACVVSLMAWREKSGVPVAAIHPPEYGHWRKAMLDDIAIVTGGKVIARDLGGSLKDVSLAELGSARQVRISSNQTVISGGGGTHEAIAARRKQVQRQYELAPQNIERDKFQERLAKLTGGTALILAGGATPVEQKRRLLLIEDAIHAARAAIEEGIVPGGGITLLQAAGRLEHLVAQTSGGVQQGVRLLQRALSRPLYHLAGNAGLDSEQVVDRAMRAEPGHGLDVRSGAFVDLVAEGVIDPVRVSYTAVRNAASVAGLILTTQTLVAKKPEIIDPTAGPATGGGAELYGRQ, from the coding sequence ATGCCCAACATCATGCTGCACGACGACGAAGCCCGCGCCGCCCTGGCGCGCGGCGTCGCAAAGATGGCCCGCGCGGTGCGCGGCACGCTTGGCCCGCGGGGGATGAACGCGATCATCGACCGCCCGATCGGCACGCCGATCATCTCGCGCGATGGCGTCAGCATCGCCGCGGAAATCGAGCTGGAGGACCCGTTCGAGAACATCGGCGCCCAGGTGCTGCGCGAGGTGTCGCGCCAGACCAACGAGGTGGCCGGCGACGGCACCACCACCGCCACGGTGCTGGCCGATGCGCTGGTGCAGGAAGGGCTGGCCTGTGTGCAGGCAGGCGTGAAGCCGGTCGAGCTGGTCAAGGGGCTGGAGCTGGCGGTGGACGAAACCGTCGCCGCGCTCAAGTCGATGGCGATTCCCGTGCGCGGCCGCGAGGACGTGTTCTCGGTGGCCGTGGTGGCCGCCAATGAAGAGAGCACCGGCGCACTGGTGGCCGAGGCGCTGGAGCGCGTGGGCCCGGACGGCATCGTGGACGTGGAATACGGCACCACCGTCGAGACCACGCTCGACGTGCTCGATGGCATGGCCTTCGACCGCGGCTACCTGTCGCACCACATGGTGACCGACGTCGAGAAGATGCAGGTGGTGCTGGACGACCCCTACATCCTGATGACCGACCAGCGCCTGCAGAGTCAGGAAGAAGTGGCGGTGCTGCAGAGCCTGCTCGCCGGCAGCAAGCGGCCGCTGCTGATCATCGCCGACGAAGTGGCGCCCGCCTGCGTGGTCAGCCTGATGGCCTGGCGCGAGAAGAGCGGGGTGCCGGTGGCCGCGATCCACCCGCCCGAGTACGGCCACTGGCGCAAGGCCATGCTGGACGACATCGCCATCGTCACCGGCGGCAAGGTGATCGCCCGCGATCTGGGCGGCAGCCTGAAGGACGTGAGCCTGGCCGAGCTGGGTTCGGCCCGCCAGGTGCGGATCTCGTCCAACCAGACCGTGATCTCCGGCGGCGGCGGCACGCACGAGGCGATCGCCGCGCGGCGCAAGCAGGTGCAGCGCCAGTACGAACTCGCGCCGCAGAACATCGAGCGCGACAAGTTCCAGGAGCGGCTCGCCAAGCTCACCGGCGGCACCGCGCTGATCCTTGCCGGCGGCGCCACGCCGGTGGAGCAGAAGCGCCGCCTGCTGCTGATCGAGGACGCGATCCACGCCGCGCGCGCGGCGATCGAGGAGGGCATCGTGCCCGGCGGCGGCATCACGCTGTTGCAGGCCGCCGGCCGGCTCGAACACCTGGTGGCGCAGACCAGCGGCGGCGTGCAGCAGGGCGTGCGCCTGCTGCAGCGCGCGCTGTCGCGGCCGCTGTACCACCTGGCGGGCAACGCCGGGCTGGACAGCGAGCAGGTGGTCGACCGCGCGATGCGCGCCGAACCGGGCCACGGCCTGGATGTGCGCAGCGGCGCCTTCGTCGATCTGGTGGCCGAAGGCGTGATCGACCCGGTGCGCGTGAGCTACACCGCGGTGCGCAACGCGGCCTCGGTGGCGGGGCTGATCCTCACCACCCAGACGCTGGTGGCGAAGAAGCCGGAGATCATCGACCCGACCGCAGGCCCCGCGACCGGCGGCGGGGCCGAGCTGTACGGCCGCCAGTAA
- a CDS encoding sigma-54-dependent Fis family transcriptional regulator produces the protein MRELSYRKSGVRFSAELRPNPAAQCSGRELVSIDRATYAAWERFVTGEALPPSTIESPVLDSWRRSRDAGVNPVGRAAPVAARGDDMELLRRRHRELMAAASNLFAHTGDLLAGSHSIMLLTSPEGVVLDAAGDAATLDAARDIHLMTGGNWCEAVVGTNGIGTAIATRCPAQIHGAEHFCEGIQGWTCAAAPIFEPGTQDILGVLDISGPPQTFQRNNLLLAVSVARQIEMALSHSALGERLRLLEHCMNRLSLADAAGMVAIDRQGRLIHSAGRVPLPVGVGERLPGFRPHADLEEWAAHLPEGLRPEWLHPVVAGGRTVGAVVLVPGRGVRNSPVARLAEQSSEADPRRSCFDNILGRSPAMREATDLGRRLATKRVPVLVEGETGVGKELFARALHGGEHLGGPFITYNCGAASKELIAADLFGHVRGAFTGATNDGRPGRFELANGGTLCLDEIGEMPLDLQPVLLRALEEGIVYRLGDTQPRRVDVRLIAMTNRNLREEVAAGRFRRDLYYRIGVTRLRIPPLRERDGDIPLLASHFCTQLAERHGVPRREFGPEVLDALQAYCWPGNVRELRNVVESLLLMDSTPQVRVDELPEEILASVPQAARPAAEGAEPECPSLEAAERRAIQKAVINFQGNLAQAARLLGISRSTLYRKVERYALEDFVRAAGGNLEGEGGAGD, from the coding sequence ATGCGGGAACTTTCCTACCGAAAGTCCGGCGTACGGTTTTCCGCCGAACTGCGGCCCAATCCGGCTGCGCAGTGCAGCGGGCGCGAGCTGGTCTCCATCGACCGCGCCACCTACGCCGCCTGGGAACGCTTCGTCACCGGCGAAGCCCTGCCGCCGAGCACCATCGAATCACCGGTGCTCGATTCCTGGCGCCGCAGCCGCGATGCCGGGGTCAATCCGGTGGGGCGCGCCGCCCCGGTCGCCGCGCGGGGCGACGACATGGAACTGCTGCGCCGCCGCCACCGCGAGCTGATGGCCGCGGCGTCCAATCTCTTCGCCCACACCGGCGACCTGCTCGCCGGCTCGCACTCCATCATGCTGCTGACCAGCCCGGAAGGCGTGGTGCTGGATGCCGCCGGTGATGCCGCCACGCTGGACGCCGCGCGCGACATCCACCTGATGACCGGCGGCAACTGGTGCGAGGCGGTGGTGGGCACCAACGGCATCGGCACCGCGATCGCCACCCGCTGCCCGGCCCAGATCCACGGCGCAGAGCACTTCTGCGAAGGCATCCAGGGCTGGACCTGTGCGGCGGCGCCGATCTTCGAACCCGGCACGCAGGACATCCTCGGCGTGCTCGACATCTCCGGCCCGCCGCAGACCTTCCAGCGCAACAACCTGTTGCTCGCGGTTTCGGTGGCGCGCCAGATCGAGATGGCGCTGTCCCACAGCGCGCTGGGCGAACGGCTGCGGCTGCTGGAACACTGCATGAACCGCCTGTCGCTGGCCGACGCCGCCGGCATGGTGGCGATCGACCGCCAGGGCCGCCTGATCCACTCTGCCGGCCGCGTGCCCCTGCCGGTGGGCGTGGGCGAGCGCCTGCCCGGCTTCCGCCCCCATGCCGACCTGGAGGAATGGGCTGCGCACCTGCCCGAAGGGCTGCGCCCGGAATGGCTGCACCCGGTGGTGGCCGGCGGGCGCACCGTCGGCGCGGTGGTGCTGGTGCCGGGCCGCGGCGTGCGCAATTCGCCGGTGGCGCGGCTGGCCGAGCAAAGCTCCGAGGCCGACCCGCGCCGCTCCTGTTTCGACAACATCCTTGGCCGCAGCCCGGCGATGCGCGAGGCCACCGACCTTGGCCGCCGGCTGGCGACCAAGCGCGTGCCGGTGCTGGTGGAAGGCGAAACCGGCGTCGGCAAGGAGTTGTTCGCGCGCGCGCTGCACGGCGGCGAACACCTCGGCGGCCCCTTCATCACCTACAACTGCGGCGCGGCCTCCAAGGAACTGATCGCCGCCGACCTCTTCGGCCACGTGCGCGGCGCCTTCACCGGCGCCACCAACGACGGCCGCCCGGGCCGCTTCGAACTCGCCAACGGCGGCACGCTGTGCCTGGACGAAATCGGCGAGATGCCGCTCGACCTGCAGCCGGTGCTGCTGCGCGCGCTGGAAGAAGGCATCGTCTATCGCCTGGGCGACACCCAGCCGCGCCGGGTGGACGTACGCCTGATCGCGATGACCAACCGCAACCTGCGCGAAGAGGTCGCCGCCGGCCGCTTCCGCCGCGATCTCTACTACCGCATCGGCGTCACCCGCCTGCGCATCCCGCCGCTGCGCGAGCGCGACGGCGACATCCCGCTGCTAGCCAGCCACTTCTGTACGCAGCTGGCCGAGCGCCATGGCGTGCCGCGGCGCGAATTCGGCCCCGAGGTGCTGGACGCGCTGCAGGCCTACTGCTGGCCCGGCAACGTGCGCGAACTGCGCAACGTCGTCGAATCCCTGCTGCTGATGGATTCCACCCCGCAGGTGCGGGTGGATGAACTGCCGGAAGAAATCCTCGCCTCGGTCCCGCAGGCGGCGCGCCCCGCCGCCGAAGGCGCCGAACCCGAATGCCCCAGCCTGGAAGCCGCCGAGCGCCGCGCGATCCAGAAGGCCGTCATCAACTTCCAGGGCAACCTCGCCCAGGCCGCCCGCCTGCTCGGCATCTCGCGCAGCACGCTGTATCGCAAGGTGGAACGCTATGCGCTGGAGGATTTCGTGCGCGCGGCGGGGGGGAATCTGGAGGGGGAGGGCGGGGCCGGGGATTAG
- a CDS encoding VOC family protein: MPKPKLIHTMIRVLDLDKSLAFYRDALGLEEAYRLDFPDFALAYLRNAENDFELELTLNKGRSEAYTHGSGYGHIAVCVDDVEAEHRRLAGLGLGPTDVKRFADGDALIARFFFIQDPDGYKVEVLERHGHYQ; encoded by the coding sequence ATGCCAAAGCCAAAACTCATCCACACCATGATCCGGGTCCTGGACCTGGACAAATCACTGGCCTTCTACCGCGACGCCCTCGGGCTGGAGGAGGCCTACCGGCTCGATTTTCCGGACTTCGCGCTGGCCTACCTGCGCAATGCCGAGAACGACTTCGAGCTGGAACTCACGCTCAACAAGGGCCGCAGCGAGGCCTACACCCACGGTAGCGGCTACGGCCACATCGCGGTCTGTGTCGACGACGTCGAGGCCGAGCATCGCCGGCTTGCCGGGCTGGGGCTGGGGCCGACCGACGTCAAGCGCTTTGCCGACGGCGACGCGCTGATCGCCCGCTTCTTCTTCATCCAGGACCCCGATGGCTACAAGGTCGAGGTGCTGGAGCGCCACGGCCATTACCAGTGA
- a CDS encoding twin-arginine translocation signal domain-containing protein, which produces MSEQSVVLGALAAPRVTRRAFLKGSGILVGTLWASSSALLALAPSPAWALELKSLDQATGEALLGFCRRIFPHDKLDDAVYALVVKELDQAAAKSADTRKLLTEGVAALNKAAGGNWAGAPLAKKDAIVAGLATTPFFLKVHGTAVVALYNNELAFAHFGYEGNAFQQGGGYLLRGFNDLKWLPNPSAQASPAPFGA; this is translated from the coding sequence ATGTCGGAACAATCCGTTGTCCTCGGCGCACTCGCCGCGCCGCGCGTCACCCGGCGGGCCTTCCTGAAGGGAAGCGGCATTCTGGTGGGCACCCTGTGGGCCAGCTCCAGCGCGTTGCTGGCGCTGGCGCCCAGCCCGGCGTGGGCGCTGGAGCTGAAGAGCCTGGACCAGGCCACCGGCGAAGCGCTGCTCGGCTTCTGTCGCCGCATCTTCCCGCACGACAAGCTGGACGACGCCGTCTATGCGCTAGTGGTGAAGGAGCTGGACCAGGCCGCGGCCAAGAGCGCCGACACCCGCAAGCTGCTTACCGAGGGCGTGGCCGCGCTCAACAAGGCGGCCGGCGGCAACTGGGCGGGCGCGCCGCTGGCGAAGAAGGATGCGATCGTCGCCGGGCTCGCCACCACGCCGTTCTTCCTCAAGGTGCATGGCACCGCGGTGGTCGCGCTCTACAACAACGAGCTGGCCTTTGCCCACTTCGGCTACGAAGGCAACGCCTTCCAGCAGGGCGGCGGCTATCTGCTGCGCGGCTTCAACGACCTGAAGTGGCTGCCGAACCCGAGCGCCCAGGCCAGCCCGGCGCCGTTCGGCGCCTGA
- a CDS encoding GMC family oxidoreductase, with product MATYKHDDNSVVVIIGSGAGGGTLANELCQKGIKVVVLEAGKRQSPATFINDEWAAFGQLSWTDKRTTSGSWRVAKDFPNLPAWICKTVGGTTTHWAGASLRFQEHEFRTRTVYGDIAGANLLDWPLTLAELEPYYARAEDKMGVTRTHDIPGLPGNNNFKVFYNGATKMGYGATTGRMAINSEPRAGRGSCQQYGFCFQGCKSGAKWSTLYTEIPAAEKTGKLELRTECHVARIEHDAAGKATGVVYFDKDGKEQRQKARVVCVAGNAIETPRLLLMSASSKFPDGLANSSGQVGRNYMRHTTGSVYATFNDPVHMYRGTTMAGIVQDEAHHNTKRGFAGGYELETLSLGLPFMAAFLNPGGWGKDFAEAMDNYVNMAGLWIVGEDMPQETNRVTLHATEKDQWGLPVPNVHYDDHPNDIALRKHAYQQASALYQSVGAKKVYEVPPYPSTHNLGTCRMSAKASDGVLNKWGQTHDIKNLFVSDGSQYTTGATENPTLTIVTLAIRQADYIAGQMQARAL from the coding sequence ATGGCAACCTACAAGCACGACGACAATTCGGTAGTGGTCATCATCGGCTCCGGCGCGGGCGGCGGCACGCTGGCCAACGAGCTGTGCCAGAAGGGCATCAAGGTGGTGGTGCTGGAGGCCGGCAAGCGCCAGTCGCCGGCCACCTTCATCAATGACGAGTGGGCCGCCTTCGGCCAGCTGTCGTGGACCGACAAGCGCACCACCTCCGGCAGCTGGCGGGTGGCGAAGGACTTTCCCAACCTGCCGGCGTGGATCTGCAAGACGGTGGGCGGCACCACCACCCACTGGGCGGGCGCCTCGCTGCGCTTCCAGGAGCACGAGTTCCGTACCCGCACGGTGTACGGCGACATCGCCGGGGCCAACCTGCTCGACTGGCCGCTGACGCTGGCCGAGCTGGAGCCGTACTATGCCCGTGCCGAGGACAAGATGGGCGTGACCCGCACCCACGACATCCCGGGGCTGCCCGGCAACAACAACTTCAAGGTGTTCTACAACGGCGCCACCAAGATGGGCTACGGCGCCACCACCGGCCGCATGGCGATCAACAGCGAACCGCGCGCCGGGCGCGGCTCCTGCCAGCAGTACGGGTTCTGTTTCCAGGGCTGCAAGAGCGGCGCCAAGTGGTCCACGCTGTACACCGAGATTCCCGCCGCCGAGAAGACCGGCAAGCTGGAACTGCGCACCGAGTGCCATGTGGCGCGCATCGAGCACGATGCCGCCGGCAAGGCCACCGGCGTGGTGTATTTCGACAAGGACGGCAAGGAGCAGCGCCAGAAGGCGCGCGTGGTGTGCGTGGCGGGCAACGCCATCGAAACGCCGCGCCTGCTGCTGATGTCCGCGTCCAGCAAGTTCCCGGACGGGCTCGCCAACTCCTCCGGCCAGGTGGGGCGTAACTACATGCGCCACACCACCGGCTCGGTGTATGCCACCTTCAACGACCCGGTGCACATGTACCGCGGCACCACCATGGCCGGCATCGTGCAGGACGAGGCCCACCACAACACCAAGCGCGGCTTTGCCGGCGGCTACGAGCTGGAGACGCTGTCGCTCGGCCTGCCCTTCATGGCGGCCTTCCTCAACCCCGGCGGCTGGGGCAAGGACTTTGCCGAGGCGATGGACAACTACGTCAACATGGCCGGGCTGTGGATCGTCGGCGAGGACATGCCGCAGGAAACCAACCGCGTCACGCTGCACGCCACCGAGAAGGACCAGTGGGGGCTGCCGGTGCCCAACGTGCATTACGACGACCACCCCAACGACATCGCGCTGCGCAAGCACGCCTACCAGCAGGCCAGCGCGCTGTATCAGTCGGTGGGGGCGAAAAAGGTGTACGAGGTGCCGCCTTATCCCTCCACCCACAACCTCGGCACCTGCCGCATGAGCGCCAAGGCGAGCGACGGCGTGCTGAACAAGTGGGGCCAGACGCACGACATCAAGAACCTGTTCGTCTCCGACGGCAGCCAGTACACGACCGGCGCAACGGAAAACCCGACGCTGACCATCGTGACGCTGGCGATCCGCCAGGCGGACTACATTGCCGGGCAGATGCAGGCGCGGGCGCTCTGA
- a CDS encoding cyd operon YbgE family protein, giving the protein MLPVPERRTPGIRLLPLVAALAIMLGVTAWPRVLAGAQGGADHLAALALFWAMSAGFVAGVGFQPRGWIWRALFGAPACALGLALAVLRTWAAG; this is encoded by the coding sequence ATGCTGCCCGTCCCTGAGCGCCGCACGCCCGGCATCCGCCTGCTGCCGCTGGTCGCGGCGCTCGCGATCATGCTGGGCGTTACCGCGTGGCCGCGCGTGCTGGCGGGCGCGCAGGGCGGCGCCGACCACCTCGCCGCGCTCGCGCTGTTCTGGGCGATGAGCGCCGGCTTCGTCGCCGGCGTCGGCTTCCAACCGCGCGGATGGATCTGGCGCGCGCTGTTCGGCGCGCCGGCCTGCGCGCTGGGGCTGGCGCTGGCCGTGCTGCGGACGTGGGCGGCGGGCTAG
- the cydX gene encoding cytochrome bd-I oxidase subunit CydX encodes MWYFTWVLGIGFAVLLAILNALWGEHEDARAQPVADDAAPDLAPDAARP; translated from the coding sequence ATGTGGTATTTCACCTGGGTACTGGGCATCGGCTTTGCGGTGCTGCTGGCCATCCTGAACGCGCTGTGGGGCGAACACGAGGACGCCCGCGCGCAGCCAGTCGCCGACGATGCGGCCCCGGACCTCGCCCCCGATGCTGCCCGTCCCTGA
- the cydB gene encoding cytochrome d ubiquinol oxidase subunit II, which produces MIFDYPTLKLIWWLLVGVLLIGFAIMDGHDMGVGTLLPFVGRNDEERRVIINTVGPHWDGNQVWFITGGGAIFAAWPLVYATAFSGFYWAMLAVLWALFFRPVGFDYRSKIHHAGWRRTWDWGLFVGGAVPPLIFGVAFGNLLQGVPFHFDANLVPYYTGSFFGLLNPFALLTGVVGSAMLTFHGAIYLAHRTEGEIQRRALRAALIFGVLMLAGFSAAGLWLAYGDFGYVLVTAPDPAALPNPLTKSAVHAAGAWLANYGRQPATLALPALAYAGGVAALALAARRRTLAAFVASALALTGVIGTAGGSMFPFVLPSSTVPGASLTVWDAVSSQRTLSIMFWATLIFMPLIIAYTGWAYRVMAGKVTAAYIREHEHSAY; this is translated from the coding sequence ATGATCTTCGACTACCCGACCCTCAAACTCATCTGGTGGCTGCTGGTGGGCGTGCTGCTTATCGGCTTCGCCATCATGGACGGCCACGACATGGGCGTGGGCACGCTGCTGCCCTTCGTCGGCCGCAACGACGAGGAACGCCGCGTCATCATCAACACCGTCGGCCCGCACTGGGACGGCAACCAGGTGTGGTTCATCACCGGCGGCGGCGCCATCTTCGCCGCCTGGCCGCTGGTCTATGCCACCGCGTTCTCGGGCTTCTACTGGGCGATGCTGGCGGTGCTGTGGGCGCTGTTCTTCCGCCCGGTCGGCTTCGACTACCGCAGCAAGATCCACCACGCCGGCTGGCGCCGCACGTGGGACTGGGGCCTGTTCGTGGGCGGTGCGGTGCCGCCGCTGATCTTCGGCGTGGCATTCGGCAACCTCCTGCAGGGCGTGCCCTTCCACTTCGACGCCAACCTGGTGCCCTACTACACCGGCAGCTTCTTCGGCCTGCTCAACCCCTTCGCGCTGCTCACGGGCGTGGTGGGCAGCGCGATGCTGACCTTTCACGGCGCGATCTACCTCGCCCACCGCACCGAGGGCGAGATCCAGCGCCGTGCGCTGCGGGCCGCGCTGATCTTCGGCGTGCTGATGCTGGCGGGCTTCTCCGCGGCGGGGCTGTGGCTGGCGTATGGCGACTTCGGCTACGTGCTCGTCACGGCGCCGGACCCTGCCGCGCTGCCCAATCCGCTGACCAAGAGCGCGGTGCACGCCGCCGGGGCCTGGCTGGCCAACTATGGCCGCCAGCCCGCCACGCTGGCGCTGCCGGCGCTGGCCTATGCGGGCGGCGTGGCCGCGCTGGCGCTGGCCGCGCGGCGGCGCACGCTGGCCGCCTTCGTCGCCTCGGCGCTGGCGCTGACCGGCGTGATCGGCACCGCCGGGGGGTCGATGTTCCCCTTCGTGCTGCCCTCCTCCACCGTGCCCGGCGCCAGCCTCACGGTGTGGGACGCGGTGTCGAGCCAGCGCACGCTGTCGATCATGTTCTGGGCCACGCTGATCTTCATGCCGCTGATCATCGCCTACACCGGCTGGGCCTACCGGGTGATGGCGGGCAAGGTCACCGCCGCCTACATCCGCGAACACGAACATTCCGCCTACTGA